The genomic interval CGACATGAAGGTGCGCTTGGAGGCGGCCAAGCTTCTGACCTACCGCACCGCGAGCCGACTCGAGTCGTCCAAAGCCGTCGGGTTTGACGCGGCCATAACCAAGCTGTTCGTAAGCGAGTCCTTGGTCGAGACGGCCCTTGATGCGGTACGCGTCTTTGGCGGCTACGGCGTGATGGCAGAGTACGGCCTCGAGCGGGCGTTGCGCGATTCCATCGCCGGCACGATCTACTCGGGCACCAACGACATGCAGCGCAACATCATTGCGCGCTGGCTGGGATTATAGCCGTCGTCATTCACGGCAGAATGCACGCGTTGACGGAGTTCCTGGGCGCCCATGTGCCTCAGGCGAGATGATTCTGACATCGGCTCCTAGTCGTCCAAGCCAGCGAACACACCCTTCATGATGTTCAGGCCCTCCCGCAGTCGTTTCCAGCCGAGCCACACGAACACGCCATAGGCGACCAGCAGCTCCAGGAACGCCAGCAGCACCTCTTCAAGCGCGCTGAGATGCACCACGCGCGCGATGGAGACGTGAACAATTACAAGGGCGATGGAAAGCAGCGTCGGTCCGGCGAGCGCCATCATGTATTGCGTCGTCGTGCCGCCAATGGGGTGGAGATAAAGCGCTAGCTGGCGGGGTAGGTAGGCTATCGTCAGCGCGCTATAGCCGAGCGCCACGGCTTCCAGGCTATGCAACGCGAGGAGCGGCGCGGCGATCATCCAAAGCACGGCAAATTCTGCCGTCAGTCGAAAGCGGGCGCCTGTGCGTCCGATCGCTTGCAGGAGGGGGCCGTTGAGAATCGTCACGGCTTGGATGGCGCCTGCGGGCGCGAACAAGGTGAAGATCATCGCTGCTTCTGCCCAGCGATCCGAGAGCAGGAGTGTGAACACGGAATCGCTGGCTACGGCCACGGCCGCCATGCCGGGAAAGATGAACGCCGCCTGCGCGGTGGTGCTCATCAGCACAATTTGCAGGAGTTTCCTGTGATCTTCGCGCAGTTCCACGAATTTAGGATAGATGGCCGACTGGATGGAACTGCCGACAATATTCATCGGCAGCGCCATGATGCGAAAGGCCATTGCATAAAGGCCAAGCGCGGCTGTCCCTAGGACCTTGCCGACGACGAGTGAGTCAAAGTTGCGGCTGATGAAAAATGTGATTGCGAAGCCCAGCGTATCTCGCGCGAAAATGAGATGTTCGCGCAAACGGTCGAAAGTGAAGGTGAATTGTGGACGGAAGCTCGTGGCGGTGATCAGGACAATTGCTTTGACGGCCCATAGAACTACGTTCTGCGCGACCAACGACCACGCGCCGAAGCCTTCGAACGCCATCCAGATCGCAACGACAGCGCCTGCGATCGCGGAGCTGAACTCGGCGACCGCCATCGTGAAGAACTTCTGCCGCTTCATGAGTTCGGCGGAGGGAATGGAGAGCGCGCCGGCTATCAGCGGCAACGCCGCCAGCGTGGCCATGATCGGCCCAAGACGTGGCTCGCCGAAGAAGGCGGCGCTTGGCCATGCGAGCGCCAGCAGGATCAGCGACATCGCGCCGGTGAAGATGATCGTCGCCCAAAACACGCTCGACCAGACGCCGACATCCTTCGTGTCGACGCGCACAAGTGATTTGGACAAGCCCGCGTCAGCCATGAAAAGCGTAACCGTCACTTGCGCCATTGCCAGCGCTACGACGCCGAACTCCGATGGCGACAAGAGCCGGGTGAGCACCGGCACGGTGGCGAAGCTCGCCGCAAGTTGAAAAATGCGGGCCGCCGAGAGAACAGCTGCGCCGTAGGCGTAGGTGCGGAGGGCCATCCCTTAATTTCCCTAGCGCTGTCGCCAGGCCGGTTGCGTCGGCGCTAGGGACGGGGCGTGCTGTGTTTGAGACTTCGTGTTTTGCTGTAGTTGAAAGAGCGTGTAGTCACACAGCACACTGTACAAGATCATGCCTTCCACCATCCACATTGGCTCGGTCGCCATGTTCAGCGCCGGGAAGCTGATATGCACGCCGATAATCACGTTGCGCTAGCGATTCGCGCCGCCGCCAGCATAGAGAGCCAGAGGTAAATTATCGCAACGAGCCCCACATGCGTGACGCTGCCGCGGTCCCGGCGGGTTTGACGCGACGCCGGATTGCGCAATGCGTGTAGCCTTCTTGCGAAACCTGTCGCGCAATGGCACAGCCGGTCGAAGGTGACATCTCAAGCCCCCACCGTTTCGGCGGTCATCACGTCGTACAACCGCCCCGACACCTTGGTTCAGGCCGTGGAGAGCGTGCTCGCGCAGACGCGGCCGCCGATCGAGATTCTCGTGCTCGACAATCGCTCGGACTTCGACGTGAATGAGTTGCTGCGTCCGTACGAAGGACGCGTGCGCGCGTGGCGCAACGCAGAGAATCTCGGGGTTTCCGGTTCGCGCAATGCCGGTGCAGCGGCGGCGCAGGGCGACTTCGTCGCTTATCTCGACGACGACGATGAGTGGATGCCTGAGAAACTCGAACGGCAAGCCGCTAAGATCGGCGACGCGCTCATGAGCGTCTGCGGCAAACTGCGGGTTCCCGGCGATCAGCTCGACGTGCTGCCGGAGCAGTGGATCGAGCCTGACGATCTAAAGCGCGGCAATGCCTTTTGCGGCGGCAGCGGCTTCTTCTGCCGCAAAGCCCTGTTCGACAAGGTGCGTTTCGATACCGCGCTGAGCTTCGGCGAAGACTGGGATTTTATGATCCAAGCCGCGAAGATCGCGCCCATTTTTTATCAGGCCGAACCGCTTTTCTGGTACCATCTGCCGCTCGAGAAACCTTCGCTTACTAACGCGGTGAAGCGGATGCGGCCGCAAGACCTGGAGCGCCGTTTCGCAGCCGCCGAGAAGAACAAGGCGTTCCTTGGCGACCACTTCTATCGCCGCCGCATCGCTGAAGACGCGCTGGCGTTCGTCACGTCGCGCCCCGACCCGCTCGACTTCGTCGCGTACTCGATCCGCCGCGCAGGCCTGGGCGCCACAGCATCCGTTCTGAGCGATCGAATTTTTCGAAGGTTCAGTCGCCAGGCGCGCCGTTCAAATCCGGGCTGACGCGGCGGCGACGTCGCCGGTCTTCGGTCGCTCGCGGTGTGCGAGCGTTGTGGATAACGCGCTTAGGAGCCGCGAACGAGGTCGATGACTGCACCAGCGATGACGAATATGCCGGCCCATAGCGCAAGGCTCACGATCACCGCGCCCGACAGGGTCCACAACAGCGGCCAACGGCGAAGGCGCCGCGAGCGGCGCGGGCTGGCTGCGCTCACGTCGGCCTTGGACACGGCCGCCTGACGCTGTGAGATCATAGTATCCACAGTAGCGCTCGCTGTTTGGCTCGGTAACAGCACAGGGCAGTTCGATGTGTACCCCACAAGACCGTCCCCGCTAAGACTTTGATCTGCCTGAAACTTCGGACTTCCCCAGTTAAATATTGGATAAGTCCGGAACCATCTGACGAACAAACTGCGGTAACCCCTTCTCGGTTCCAAACGGTTTCGAAAAATTTCTCCACAACCTGAACTAGAGCGTCGCCGCCGTATCCTCGCAGTGCCGTCCGTCACCAAGTTTGCCGTGGGCGCATGGAAATCGTCCGTATGCGGATTCTCCCGTCAGGCGAATTCAACGCCTGACGACGTGACACCTGATGCAATGTGGAGAGACGAACGTCGCCGCGCATACGCGTCCGTTCATTCGCACGTCGTTTGCACGCGACGGATAAACAAATGACGCTGATCTGTCGTGCGACGGAACGCGCGCTTATGTGCGTCAAAACAGGACATGCTAAATGTCCGCGCGCTGGCCGTGTAATTGCTTGAAACGCGCGAGCGCCCGTTTACACCAAGGGCGACCAAGGACTTCAGAATGAACGTCATCGCCATTCGCCCGCGGACGGATGACCAATACACGCCGTCCGAAGAGGGCGGCGAACTCGGAACGTTCAGCCTCAAGTGGATTTTCGCCTTTTTGGTGCGTCGGTGGATTTTGATCGCCGCCGTCGGTCTGCTCGTTTTCATTCTCTGCTTCACGTCGTTCCTGTTTCAGCGCTCGCAATATACCGCGACCGCGCTGGTCATGATCAACGCCGGCCAAGACCAAGTGCTCGCGCCCGATCAGATGGTCGGCGGCCAGCAGATGGCCCCCGCGCAAGTTGTGGACTCCCAGCTCGAAGTGCTGCGCTCGCGCGAACTCGCCGGGCGTCTCGTCGATGCGCTGAACCTGGTGAACGACCCTGAGTGGAACGTGATGTTGCCGCCGGACCAGGCGCCCGTCGCTGGACCCGTCGTGCCGCCGGCCGCGGAAACGCCGCAGGAAGCCGCCACCCGCGAACAGCTCCGTCAGAACGTCATCGTCGCTGTCGCGAATTCGATTTCGGTCAATCGTCGTGGCCTGACTTACGCGGCTGAGGTCTCGGCGACATCGACCAACCCCGAGCGGGCGGCGCAGATGGCCAACCGTTTGGTCGACCTATTCCAGCAATATCAAATGGAAGCGCGGCTCGACAGCGCCAACCGCGCCAATTCTTGGCTTTCCACCCGCGTCCGTGAACTGCGTGACGACGTCCAGGAAAAGGAAGCCATCGTCGAACGTTACCGCGCGCAGACCGGCCTCCTGAGCGCTCAAGGCGGTTTGCTGAGCGAGCAGCAAACCGCGGACCTGCAAGGCAACCTGACCCAGGCCCGCGCAGACCTAGCGGAACGCGAAGCGCGTCTGCAGCAGCTTCAGGCGACCATCAGCGTTGGCGGTTCCGCCGACGCGATCGCCGGCGTGCTGAATTCGTCGGTGATCAGCCAGCTCCGCGCTCAAGAAGCTCAAATCGCCCGCCGTCAAGCCGACTACGAGAGCCGCTACGGCGAGGCTCACCCGTCGGTGCAGAACGTTCGCGCCGAGCGCACGGACATCCGCAATCAGATCAATGCTGAAATCGCGCGGATTTCGTCGGGCCTGCGCACCGAAGTCGAAGTTGCTCGGGCGCGTGTCAACGCGCTTGAGGCCAACATGGACCTGATGCGCGGGGAGATGGTCGGCAACAACGAGCAATTGGTTCGTCTGCGCGAGTATGAGCGAGAAGCCGCAGCATCCCGCACCGTCTATGAATCCTTCTTGACCCGTTTTCACGAGATCGCCGACCAAGGCACGATGCGCACGATGCCGGCGCAGTTGGTTTCCGCCGCGACCGTGCCGACGGAACCGAGCTCGCCGCGCCTTTCCATCGCCTTCGTGCTCTCGATCGTGCTCGGCGCCGGCCTCGGCCTTGCCGCCGGCTTTCTTGCCGAAGCGCTGGATGAAGGCTTCGGCGACGCCGACGAAGTTGAGCGCAAGCTCGGCGTGCCCGCATTGGCGACGGTGCCGAAACTGCGCCGCACCGATCTGCGCCAGGTGCCGCCGGCCTCACAGCATCCGGTCGGCTATTTGCTGGAGCGCCAAGTATCGGCCTTTACAGAATCCTATCGCGTCCTGCGGACCACAATCATCTTTGCCGCCGGCCAGCCCAAGACCCAGATTGTAGCGATCACTTCGGCCGTGCCGGACGAAGGCAAGACCACGGTTTCTCTTTGCCTGTCGCGGGTCTCCGCCCTTTCGGGCCAGCGCGTGTTGCTCATTGACTGCGATTTGCGCCGCCGTTCGGTGAAGGATGTCTTGGGCATTGAGCCAACAACCGGCCTGCTGCAAGTGCTGGCGGGCGAGGCGAGCTGGCGTCAGGCAATCTACGCCGACGAGCTGAGCGGCATGCACGTGCTTCCGCTGTCGGAGGCGGGCTTCACGCCGAAAGACATTTTCGGCGCCGAGGACATGAGCCGGCTCCTGGCGGAACTGCGCAACTCTTACGACCTGATCGTTCTGGATTGCGCGCCGGTCCTGGCCGTCGCCGAGACGCGTGTCGTGGTCGCGAAAGCGGATTGCGCTGTCGTCGTCGCCCGGTGGCAGAAGACGCCGATCCGCGCGGTTCGTTCGGCGCTGCAACAGCTGCAAAGCGCCGGCGCTAATGTGCGCGGCGTCGCGCTCAATTGCGTCGATCGCCGCGTGCCGGGCTATTACACGTACCCTGCGTACGACTTCAGCGAGAGCTGATCCCGAACTGCGCGAAATAAGCGTCATTTGTGGATAAATCGCACGCGCGCGTGTTCCCGAATTCGTTCAACTACCGTTCATCTAGCGCCTCGAAATCGCGCAATCTTCGCCTGCAAAGCGAGCGCGAAAAATTTTCATATCCGAGACGCGACTGAGCTATTGCAATACGCGACTTAGCGCGACTTAATGATCCCGCTGCGAGGCGCGCCACAGAAGGAGGCGCGTTGGGCAGTGGGGACCGTCATGAGAGAAAACGCTAAGCCGGGCGGCGCGCACGCTGATAGGGCGGATTCGCGCGCGGAGTCGGCGAACCCGCGTCCTCAAGGCCCGCGTTTTGCAAATACGCCGCCCGTGTCAAACGAAGCGCATCCCCGCGTCGAGATCATCCATTTCTGGACGCCGTCGCGTCCCGGCGACGAACCGCCGGTCGGCGGTTGGTCTAAGCGGGCATTCGACATCGCGGTGTCAGCTTCCGCGCTAGTCCTGTTTGCGCCCCTATTGCTGTTGATCGCGCTGATCGTCCGGCTCGATAGCGCGGGCGCTGCGATCTTCAAGCAAGAGCGCGGTGGTTATCGCGGCAAGACCTTCATGATCTGGAAGTTCCGCACCATGACGGTGACGGAAAATCGCGGCGTGGTTCAAGCGCGCTCCGGGGATGCGCGCTTCACGCGGATCGGCGGCTTCCTGCGCCGCACCAGCCTCGATGAGCTGCCGCAACTGATCAATGTGCTGCTCGGCGACATGTCGATCATCGGCCCGCGTCCGCACGCGCTCGAGCACGACATCAAGTTCGAGAAGGTAGATGACCGCTACCCGATCCGCTTCCGCGCTCGCCCAGGCGTGACGGGCCTTGCCCAAGTCAACGGTAGCCGTGGACCCACGGAGACCGAAGAGAAGATCAGCACGCGCACCGGCTTTGACGCCGAGTACGTCCAGGCCTGGTCGTGGAGCCGAGAAATCGAAATCCTCGGCCGCACTGCCGCGATCCTCACCAAATACGATCCCGCCGCGCTCTGAGACGGTTTTAGCGAACGGCGCGAGCGGCGCTTCTTGCATGCAAAAACATAAGACGTGTGCGTGTCCGGCCTTGGGTCAGGGGGCGTACGCGACGTAGAATAGAGGCCGCCCATCGTGCGTCAGGCGCAATGGGCCCAAGAAAGAGGCGAGTAGGTCCATGAAGGTGCTGTTGACGGGGTCCCGCGGCTATATCGGCACGGTGATGACGCCCATGCTGCAAAAGGCTGGGCACGAAGTCGTTGGCCTGGACGTGGATCTCTACTCGCGCTGCACGTTCTCGGATGGCGGCGAGATCGTCGACATCCCGACCATCATCCGCGACACTCGCGATGTGCGCCTGGAAGATGTCGAAGGCTTCGACGCCATCATCCACCTCGCCGCGCTCTCGAACGACCCGCTGTCGAACCTCAACCCGACCCTGACCTACGACGTGAACCACAAGGCGTCGGTCAAAATCGCTGAGCTCGCCAAGAAGGCCGGCGTGCCGAAATTCATCTTCGCCTCGTCCTGCTCGAACTACGGCAAGACCGAAGGTGACGAGATGATCGACGAAACCGGCAAGCTCGCGCCGGTCTCGGCCTACGGCGAATCCAAAGTCCTGGTTGAGCGCGACGTGAAGCCGATGGCGGACGAGAAGTTCTGCCCGGTGTTCATCCGCCCGGCCACGGCCTACGGCGTATCGCCGCGTCAGCGCTTTGACATCGTGCTGAACAACCTCGTCGCCTGGGGCATGACCAAGGGCGTCATCCTCTTGAAGTCGGACGGCACGCCGATCCGCCCAATCGTTCACATCGAGGACATCTCGCGCGCCTTCATCGCGGCGCTCGAAGCCGACGCTGACGTGGTCCGTGGCGAAGCCTTCAACGTCGGCCAAACGGCGCACAACTACACCGTCCGCCAGATCGCCGAGATCGTGCGCGACATCGTCCCGAACACCACGATCGAACTCACCAGCGAAGCCGGCCCGGACCCGCGCTCGTATCGCGTGAGCTTCGAGAAGATCAAGAAGGTGCTGCCGGGCTTCCAGCCGCAATGGGATGCCGTGAAGGGCGCCGAGCAACTCTACGCCGCCTATATGAAGAGCGGCGTCACGGTCGAGGAATTCGAAGGGACGCGCTATAACCGTATCGCCCACATCAAAAAGCTGCTGGCCGACAACGTGCTCAACAACGAGCTGCGTGAAACCTCGGATGCGGTTGCCGCCCAATGAAGTTTCACAAGACCAGTCTGCAGGACGTCGCCTTGATCGAGATGACGCCCTTCGGGGACAATCGCGGTTGGTTCGCGCGGTCCTTCTGCATGAAGGAATTCGCCGAGAACAACCTCGAGGTCAGCTACCCGCAGCACAATACGGGCTACTCGAAGACGAAGGGCACCGTTCGCGGTATGCACTTCCAAGTCGATCCGCACTACGAAGTGAAAGTCGTCCGCGCGCTGCAGGGCGCGGTGCATGACATCATCGTCGACATGCGCCCGCACTCGAGCACGTATCTCAAATGGGAGGGCTTCGACCTCTCTTTCGAGAACGGCCGCCAACTCTACGTCCCGCGTGGCTTCGCCCACGGCTACCAGACGCTCGTGGATGACACGCAGGTGAGCTATCTCTGCTCGGCGATGTATGTGCCAGATTCAAACGGCGGCTATCGCCACGATGATCCGGCCTTCGGCCTGAAATGGCCGCTGCCGGTTAGCGAAATGTCGGACAAAGACAAAGCCTGGCCGGATTTCGTTGCGCCGGAAAAGAGCGGTGTAAAGCCAAGCTCGATGCCGGTGCGATTCTAAGCAGCCAACGGCAAGCGCGTGCACCACGCAATCTTGCGATTGCGTGTGAAGCACGTCGGCTGTGCGATCCGCTGATCAGGACGTGTCCAGTTCAGCGTCATCGGCTGTGGCAATCACGGAAGCGGCGAGCGCGTGCGCGGGTGGGGCGACGGCCACGAGGTGGGCGAGCGTCAGCCCATTGCAAATCTGTTTGAGAAAGTAGGCCACCGCGCGTTGCGGGCGCGTCAGTGCGTCGATCAGCGCCAGGACGCGGACGAGAGCGCTAGCGCGACGGGCGCGGATTTTGGCCCCGCGGAAGAAGAGCCGCGATCGGCGGCTTTGAACGCGGCGAAAACCTGTCGCGGCGAAACGCGGGTGGGTCTTGCGTTGAGGCGGCGGCCCGTGGAGCGCCACGGCCTTCAGAAAGAGGACGTATTCGACCGTGCATTCGGCGAAACTCAACAGGCGCTTCAGCCGCGCAGGCGGGTCTGAAGGCGCGCGCCGCAGCACAACGCCAATCAGCCAGAACAACAGACGAAACGCTGAGGCGATGAACGCCTCGACGCGGACTGTTGTGATGATGGGTTGGGCTTGCGGCACGCGGTCAGTTTAAGCGCGCTGCAAGTCGGTCGGATTGGTTTTGTCCCGTATGCGATTTTTCAGTGGGTTAGGCTGAGCGAGGCATGGATACGGGCGCATCTATCCTCCCATTTTTTGAAGACGTGTTGAGTGCGGGGCGGAGCCGCGCGCTCAATCTGCGCCGTCATTGCGGGACGATGCGAAGCATTGGCCGGGCTGTAGGAGCGACCGCTGCATCCTTTTTACGCGGGTGCCGGACTGCGCCGACGCGCGTTCGGAATGACAAAGGCTTGGTCGAGACATTTGTTGGCGCGCACGACTTACGATGCCCCCTAAGCGGCGCCCACGAACTGAGCCAGCTTCACGCCATGATCGCGCGCGATCATTTCGGCGGCTTTCTCACCGATCATGATCGAGGCCGCGTTGGTGTTGCCGCTAACGATCTCGGGCATGATGCTGGCGTCGGCGACGCGGAGATTCTTAACACCGAACACCCGTAGTCGTGGATCGACGACATCACCGATGCGGCACGTGCAGGTGAGGTGATACACCGTCGTGCAGAAGTGCAACGCAATGTTCTCCAAGAGCGCATCGCTGGGCGTGTCGCCAGGCTTGTAACCGTGTTTCTTCGCGAGTTCGGGCGGCACTTGCCAAACGGGCTTGGTCGAACCCGGCCAATTGTCAGCGATTGCGAGCGCCTTGCGTATCACCGCGACCATTACCTTGAGATCGTAGGGATCGCCGAAGTAATTCATCAGAATCGATGGCGCTTGCATCGGATCTGCGCTTTCGAGAACGATTTCGCCTTCGCTGTGCGGCAGCACCGGATTGGCGAGGATAATCATATTCTCGCGATCGACTGCGAGATGGGGCGCGCCTTCGCCGAAATAGCGCGCGGTATCGACGTTTAACGGACCCTCGAAGAAAGCCCGGTCGAAGCCGACGGGCAAGAAGCCAATTTGGCCATCGTGGCTATGTGCGTCGCCGAGGCCGGTCGAGAAGAACGCGATGCCATCGTAGAGCGATGAGGAGATGAGGCTTGAACCCGTCTCCATCCATTCCGCGATCCGCCGTTCGGACTCGGCTTTGAGCACGGCGAGTTCCGGTGAGAGTTTGGCGTCGTCGGCTGGATCGGCTGGCAAAGGTCCGGCGGGCGCGCGTAACGCATCAGGCCCAGCGGAGACGCCAACATCGGCCATGGTGAGGCCGTGACCCGGCGCGTGGAAGGCGAGGGCGGTGTGTATGTGATCCTTCAGATGTTTGCCGACGGCTGGCAGGTCGTGGCGGCACTCGACGTCGACAGCTTCCAGTTCGCGCCGTGGCCCGATGCCGGACAACAATAGGAGATGCGGCGAGCCGACAGCGCCAGCGCTCAAGATTACATCGCGTTTGGCACGCACGGCGCGGGTTTCGCCGTTGGCGTCTCGGTACTCGACTCCGACGGCCTTGAGATCACCGTTCGCGCCGTCCAGCAGGATACGTGTAGCGTGTGCCTTGGTGATGGTCGTGAGGTTAGACCGTTGCTCGGCTTCGCCTTCAAGAAAGCCGCGATAGGTCCCGCAGCGCACGCCCTTGCAGGTGTTGGTCTGGACAAGTGAAGCGACCCCGGCAGCTCCGCCGCGATCGCGGCCGTTATAGTCGCCGCGCGGAATGCCGACTTTGCCGGCGGCTTCGACGAAGGCGCGTGAGGCGGGAATGACGGGTGAACGCACGCCGACGCTTATTGGACCGGCTTCGCCGTGCGCATCGCGATCGACGGTGATCTCGTTGCTCGCGTTGAAAGTCTCGATTTTGCGGAAATAGGGGAGCACGTCGGCGTAGCCCCATCCCTCGGCGCCGCGCGCAGCCCAATTGTCGAAGTCGCCGGGATGGCCGCGGACGTAGACCATGTAATTGATGCCGGAGGAGCCGCCGAGCATTTTGCCGCGCGGCACGGGCATGCGCTTGTTATGCAGGCCGCGCCCGGCCTTGCCGGCGTCGGCGGTGTACATCCAATCGGTCTCGGGATTGAGCTGCATACTCGCGCACGCGGCAGGCATGGCTTCCGCAGGAGGTGGGCGATCACCGGCTTCGAGCAACGCGACGCGGCAGCTTGGATCCTCGCTCAAGCGCGACGCGATCACCGCACCCGCTGAACCGCCGCCGACGACGATGAAGTCGAACGTGTCAGACATATCTTCCTCCCGAGTCACGTCCTCGATGAAATCTACGTTTCATTTGGTTGGGACGTCCGCCGGAGACTAAGCCTCCGAAGCGGAAACATTGCAATTGCCGCCAGTTGCCGGCGCGCAAAAACAAAAAAAGGCCGCGACGCCATCCAGCGCCGCGGCCTTCGTTTCCCCCGCCGTTTGGCCCCTTAGCCTTTGACTTCCAGCAGGCCGTTTTCGCTCAGCACCTTCGCCGCGTCGTGGATGCGTTCGTAGGGGAGCTTGGCGCGTTGGGCGATGTCGAGCAGCGAGTGCTCGCCATCCGATTGGTTCAGCATCCAGAACACCGGCAAGTTGGCGTCGTAGGCTTTTTTGTCGCCGCCGATGGCGCCGTAGAGCCCGCGCTTGCCGAGGTTCGGCTCGCCGTGGGGCGCCAGGTTCACCGTCTTGTACTCGTTCTCGAGGACGTCGATGATCTGCAACGTGTTTTTGTACGACTTCTCGAGTGCGTCCGGCTTGATGAAATCCATGTTGTCGCCCGAGGTGTGATACTCGGGGAACAGGCCGAAGCGCGAGCGCAGCAGCAGGCCAACATTCAGGCGGAACGCCGGCGAGTTGTATTGGCGCTCGTCGTAGCCGTAGGGCCAGAAGTCGATGATGTTCGGGTTGGCTTCCTCGTCACGCAGGATTTTCTCGACCGCGCGATCGACGATCGCGTCGCCGGCTTGGCTGCGCTTATACGTAGGGCCACCGGGATCGCCGACGCATGACAGGATCAGGCCGTTCTTGATGCGCTTGATCTTCTCTTCGTTGCGCGAAAGCCAGGTGATCGAGCCGATCGTGCCCGGCGCGAAGATGAACTGGTACGAGTAGCGCGTCTTGCCCTGCAGCGAGCTCAACGCCCGCGCCAGGTGGGTGTTGACGCTCATGCCCGAGCAATTGTCGTTGGCGAGCGAGGGGTGGCAGCAATGGGCCGAGAACAGGAAGATTTCGTCGCTCTCGCCCTGCAGGAAATATTCGCCGTAGGTCAGCGAGCCGTTCGGGTTGTGGTCTGAATCGATGAACGCCTCGTACTCGCCGTCCGGCAGGCTCATCAGCTGGTCGTGGCTCATGCAGAAGCCCCAGTTGATGGTGTAGTAGCTGGTCCGGTAGGGGATCAGGTCCGGCTGATCCGGCATCGTGAAGATGTGCTTCTTGAGGTCCGCCAGCTGGAACTTGCCGTTGATCGGGCCTGAATAGTTGAGCACGTGCAAATTGTGCTTCTTGAAGTCGATGATCTTGTTGCCTTGCGGATCTTTGATCCAGGCGTCGCGGATATTCCACTCGGGCGCGATGGTCCAATCGAACGCCTGGCTTCCTGACGGCACTTCGTGAACCTGCAGATCGATCTTGGATTGGATGTGGCCGAGCGTCTCGCGGACGCCGTTGCCGGAGATCGAGCGGCAGATTGGGTAAATGCCGTTGGCGAAGTCCCACAGCTCTTGGCCGATGCCCGGCTGGTAGAGCTTCTGGACCAATGACTCACGAATGACGGGCATGGACTGCTTTCCTAAATCGCGACGGAGGCCGCTCCACCAACGCGTAAAGCACGTTCCGGGCCGCACCAATGGCGTCCGCGGCCGCTGACGCGCCGGTGGTGACTTCCAAATTTTATCGGGATTTTTCAGATGC from Terricaulis silvestris carries:
- a CDS encoding DUF4910 domain-containing protein — protein: MPVIRESLVQKLYQPGIGQELWDFANGIYPICRSISGNGVRETLGHIQSKIDLQVHEVPSGSQAFDWTIAPEWNIRDAWIKDPQGNKIIDFKKHNLHVLNYSGPINGKFQLADLKKHIFTMPDQPDLIPYRTSYYTINWGFCMSHDQLMSLPDGEYEAFIDSDHNPNGSLTYGEYFLQGESDEIFLFSAHCCHPSLANDNCSGMSVNTHLARALSSLQGKTRYSYQFIFAPGTIGSITWLSRNEEKIKRIKNGLILSCVGDPGGPTYKRSQAGDAIVDRAVEKILRDEEANPNIIDFWPYGYDERQYNSPAFRLNVGLLLRSRFGLFPEYHTSGDNMDFIKPDALEKSYKNTLQIIDVLENEYKTVNLAPHGEPNLGKRGLYGAIGGDKKAYDANLPVFWMLNQSDGEHSLLDIAQRAKLPYERIHDAAKVLSENGLLEVKG
- a CDS encoding GMC family oxidoreductase; the protein is MSDTFDFIVVGGGSAGAVIASRLSEDPSCRVALLEAGDRPPPAEAMPAACASMQLNPETDWMYTADAGKAGRGLHNKRMPVPRGKMLGGSSGINYMVYVRGHPGDFDNWAARGAEGWGYADVLPYFRKIETFNASNEITVDRDAHGEAGPISVGVRSPVIPASRAFVEAAGKVGIPRGDYNGRDRGGAAGVASLVQTNTCKGVRCGTYRGFLEGEAEQRSNLTTITKAHATRILLDGANGDLKAVGVEYRDANGETRAVRAKRDVILSAGAVGSPHLLLLSGIGPRRELEAVDVECRHDLPAVGKHLKDHIHTALAFHAPGHGLTMADVGVSAGPDALRAPAGPLPADPADDAKLSPELAVLKAESERRIAEWMETGSSLISSSLYDGIAFFSTGLGDAHSHDGQIGFLPVGFDRAFFEGPLNVDTARYFGEGAPHLAVDRENMIILANPVLPHSEGEIVLESADPMQAPSILMNYFGDPYDLKVMVAVIRKALAIADNWPGSTKPVWQVPPELAKKHGYKPGDTPSDALLENIALHFCTTVYHLTCTCRIGDVVDPRLRVFGVKNLRVADASIMPEIVSGNTNAASIMIGEKAAEMIARDHGVKLAQFVGAA